One Salmo trutta chromosome 24, fSalTru1.1, whole genome shotgun sequence genomic region harbors:
- the ska3 gene encoding SKA complex subunit 3 isoform X1, with the protein MDSSARFFAKLRNLAVNLETETASLQQAHQNYDDEDHSTEGAVRVLQELHSEVRGLKGQVKEQLVRQQAGEKDVRSFIKTCMVLKQRTTEDIQRLRRHYEKYGYRVPKRTQIQSESNGQEAEASEKEDETEGGEEDQEEGEGYLTSVTPLKMPPPPFIDPLRTPQLSDFGLSEIHLKRVLGGTVFSSTEAPMPTMTLPLPSLVLAMQPPMPKTPKCTLRMDEDDDLLTPRMVDFGLTEHTVCLNNDFTMDLQRKKPTKPLSSAVSLGLGAMSQRPAHVLSTPPSNSMMYSLATMESPEPPVFCTPGLKITKSQRHALSPPLQGEIDPESPCRLGNHQATPEVPAFETPYINRLLSTRKGERNTQADEDQDHSELPTSNRGSNQAWSYNVSEISIIGCTEEKLTPEMPSLESFLGSSLPYRGGGGTSGEQTMGSGEPPLSVLDQDGPTQTFNLGTPRVRGDYPEPSTPEMPDLSSVTQDIFKLISQSKKLPTAVVQPHLKPSTLHTATGKENRAQSLAVVSEREFLSLPSYLRQIPLSSLNQAIQKINGAKEERGHSGDAGPAWFLMEELKRITGVGTKAPMYFLCLTELKRLEHVQGVGTSAMYKVLSKTRT; encoded by the exons ATGGACTCGTCGGCACGTTTTTTCGCCAAGTTGCGAAACCTAGCCGTGAATTTGGAGACCGAAACTGCCAGTCTTCAACAGGCACACCAGAACTACGACGATGAAG ATCATAGCACTGAGGGTGCGGTGCGAGTTCTGCAAGAGCTGCACTCCGAGGTCAGGGGACTCAAG GGCCAGGTGAAGGAGCAGCTGGTGCGCCAGCAGGCAGGGGAGAAAGATGTGAGGAGCTTTATAAAGACGTGTATGGTGCTGAAGCAGAGGACCACAGAGGACATCCAGAGACTGAGGAGACACTATGAAAAATATGGCTACAGAGTGCCTAAGCGCACACAGATACAGTCAG AGTCGAACGGCCAGGAGGCAGAAGCTTCAGAGAAAGAGGATGAGaccgagggaggagaggaggaccaggaggaaggtgagggataCCTCACCTCAGTGACCCCTCTGAAGATGCCCCCTCCGCCCTTCATTGACCCTTTGCGCACCCCCCAGCTCTCTGACTTCGGCCTGTCAGAAATCCACCTGAAGAGGGTGTTGGGTGGCACAGTGTTTTCCAGCACTGAGGCCCCCATGCCCACGATGACCCTCCCTCTGCCATCTCTAGTCCTAGCCATGCAGCCGCCAATGCCCAAAACGCCCAAGTGCACCTTGCGTATGGACGAAGATGACGACCTCCTGACCCCCCGCATGGTCGACTTTGGCCTCACGGAACACACTGTGTGTCTCAACAATGACTTCACCATGGACCTGCAGCGCAAGAAGCCCACAAAGCCTCTCAG CTCAGCAGTGTCCTTGGGCTTGGGAGCAATGTCACAGAGACCGGCACATGTCCTCTCTACCCCACCATCAAACTCCATGATGTACAGCCTGGCTACCATGGAGTCCCCCGAACCGCCTGTGTTTTGCACCCCAGGTCTGAAGATCACAAAGTCTCAGCGACACGCTCTGTCCCCTCCTCTGCAGGGAGAGATTGACCCAGAGTCCCCCTGTCGCCTTGGCAACCACCAAGCCACCCCTGAGGTCCCAGCATTTGAGACACCATACATCAACAGACTCCTTAGCACCAGAAAG ggtgagagaaacacacaggcaGATGAAGACCAAGATCACTCAGAACTTCCAACCTCCAATAGAGGCTCCAATCAAGCCTGGTCATATAATGTGTCAGAGATCTCAATCATTGGATGTACAGAGGAAAAACTTACACCAGAGATGCCAAGCCTAGAGTCCTTTCTGGGCAGCTCTCTACCCTAT aggggtggtggtggaaCCAGTGGAGAGCAGACTATGGGATCAGGAgagccccctctctctgtcctggatCAGGATGGTCCCACCCAGACATTCAACCTGGGGACCCCACGGGTCAGAGGGGACTACCCCGAGCCATCCACCCCTGAGATGCCGGACCTAAGCTCTGTCACACAGGACATCTTTAAG CTCATTTCCCAGAGCAAGAAGCTCCCCACAGCAGTAGTTCAGCCACACCTCAAGCCTTCAACCCTCCACACTGCAACAGGGAAAGAGAACAG GGCTCAGAGTCTGGCTGTGGTGTCAGAGAGGGAGTTCCTGAGTCTTCCAAGCTACCTGAGACAGATTCCTCTGTCCAGCCTCAACCAGGCCATTCAGAAGATCAACGGTGCCAAAGAGGAGCGAGGCCACA GTGGTGATGCGGGCCCTGCATGGTTTCTGATGGAGGAGCTGAAGAGGATCACGGGGGTGGGCACCAAGGCCCCCATGTACTTCCTGTGTCTGACTGAGTTAAAGAGGCTGGAGCATGTGCAGGGAGTAGGAACCAGCGCCATGTACAAGGTCCTGTCAAAGACACGTACCTGA
- the ska3 gene encoding SKA complex subunit 3 isoform X2: protein MDSSARFFAKLRNLAVNLETETASLQQAHQNYDDEDHSTEGAVRVLQELHSEVRGLKGQVKEQLVRQQAGEKDVRSFIKTCMVLKQRTTEDIQRLRRHYEKYGYRVPKRTQIQSESNGQEAEASEKEDETEGGEEDQEEGEGYLTSVTPLKMPPPPFIDPLRTPQLSDFGLSEIHLKRVLGGTVFSSTEAPMPTMTLPLPSLVLAMQPPMPKTPKCTLRMDEDDDLLTPRMVDFGLTEHTVCLNNDFTMDLQRKKPTKPLSSAVSLGLGAMSQRPAHVLSTPPSNSMMYSLATMESPEPPVFCTPGLKITKSQRHALSPPLQGEIDPESPCRLGNHQATPEVPAFETPYINRLLSTRKGERNTQADEDQDHSELPTSNRGSNQAWSYNVSEISIIGCTEEKLTPEMPSLESFLGSSLPYRGGGGTSGEQTMGSGEPPLSVLDQDGPTQTFNLGTPRVRGDYPEPSTPEMPDLSSVTQDIFKLISQSKKLPTAVVQPHLKPSTLHTATGKENRSNLTVSAKNGSESGCGVREGVPESSKLPETDSSVQPQPGHSEDQRCQRGARPQW, encoded by the exons ATGGACTCGTCGGCACGTTTTTTCGCCAAGTTGCGAAACCTAGCCGTGAATTTGGAGACCGAAACTGCCAGTCTTCAACAGGCACACCAGAACTACGACGATGAAG ATCATAGCACTGAGGGTGCGGTGCGAGTTCTGCAAGAGCTGCACTCCGAGGTCAGGGGACTCAAG GGCCAGGTGAAGGAGCAGCTGGTGCGCCAGCAGGCAGGGGAGAAAGATGTGAGGAGCTTTATAAAGACGTGTATGGTGCTGAAGCAGAGGACCACAGAGGACATCCAGAGACTGAGGAGACACTATGAAAAATATGGCTACAGAGTGCCTAAGCGCACACAGATACAGTCAG AGTCGAACGGCCAGGAGGCAGAAGCTTCAGAGAAAGAGGATGAGaccgagggaggagaggaggaccaggaggaaggtgagggataCCTCACCTCAGTGACCCCTCTGAAGATGCCCCCTCCGCCCTTCATTGACCCTTTGCGCACCCCCCAGCTCTCTGACTTCGGCCTGTCAGAAATCCACCTGAAGAGGGTGTTGGGTGGCACAGTGTTTTCCAGCACTGAGGCCCCCATGCCCACGATGACCCTCCCTCTGCCATCTCTAGTCCTAGCCATGCAGCCGCCAATGCCCAAAACGCCCAAGTGCACCTTGCGTATGGACGAAGATGACGACCTCCTGACCCCCCGCATGGTCGACTTTGGCCTCACGGAACACACTGTGTGTCTCAACAATGACTTCACCATGGACCTGCAGCGCAAGAAGCCCACAAAGCCTCTCAG CTCAGCAGTGTCCTTGGGCTTGGGAGCAATGTCACAGAGACCGGCACATGTCCTCTCTACCCCACCATCAAACTCCATGATGTACAGCCTGGCTACCATGGAGTCCCCCGAACCGCCTGTGTTTTGCACCCCAGGTCTGAAGATCACAAAGTCTCAGCGACACGCTCTGTCCCCTCCTCTGCAGGGAGAGATTGACCCAGAGTCCCCCTGTCGCCTTGGCAACCACCAAGCCACCCCTGAGGTCCCAGCATTTGAGACACCATACATCAACAGACTCCTTAGCACCAGAAAG ggtgagagaaacacacaggcaGATGAAGACCAAGATCACTCAGAACTTCCAACCTCCAATAGAGGCTCCAATCAAGCCTGGTCATATAATGTGTCAGAGATCTCAATCATTGGATGTACAGAGGAAAAACTTACACCAGAGATGCCAAGCCTAGAGTCCTTTCTGGGCAGCTCTCTACCCTAT aggggtggtggtggaaCCAGTGGAGAGCAGACTATGGGATCAGGAgagccccctctctctgtcctggatCAGGATGGTCCCACCCAGACATTCAACCTGGGGACCCCACGGGTCAGAGGGGACTACCCCGAGCCATCCACCCCTGAGATGCCGGACCTAAGCTCTGTCACACAGGACATCTTTAAG CTCATTTCCCAGAGCAAGAAGCTCCCCACAGCAGTAGTTCAGCCACACCTCAAGCCTTCAACCCTCCACACTGCAACAGGGAAAGAGAACAGGTCAAATCTTACGGTGTCAGCAAAGAAT GGCTCAGAGTCTGGCTGTGGTGTCAGAGAGGGAGTTCCTGAGTCTTCCAAGCTACCTGAGACAGATTCCTCTGTCCAGCCTCAACCAGGCCATTCAGAAGATCAACGGTGCCAAAGAGGAGCGAGGCCACA GTGGTGA
- the LOC115161093 gene encoding potassium/sodium hyperpolarization-activated cyclic nucleotide-gated channel 1-like, translating into MENSQAPVGRRTASTCGWRAVFLPQLNRQSLSVYGSEIAVEKECIRQLQSGVWVIHPFSPIRSYYIMCMVAITFLNLIGIPMEIAFLDGYSGVGWEGFNVFSDTLFLMDVALNFRMGIISEDSEVAILDIKKIRVIYLKSWFIPDVIAAFPIGYILLIAELQSHSDTSTSGSKASRMVRILMFVRIISLVRLLRVSRLVRFFNEVEKVSNANLEYVQLFFRILSLFMMMFLLCHWNGCIQYFVPMLEEFPSDCWVRQEKLMNATVGEKYSFGVFRALSHMIQISYGSNESPTNEVELWVVMTSMLSGALMYTVLVANAAAIITNVDQAAKAYKDKMNHLDDYMTFLKLPNDLRLRIQKYYGARYGGRWFDEKNFLISVSSALREEILTVMCLSLLNNVPMFQNRDVNFLNTVLLQFQHEVFQEDDVIFQQNAPGDRMFFIEHGQVLVETDSFSQELADGDYFGETCLMTKGKRLATVQALTTCQLFSLSSERFQMVLQGFPDIRRDMEKFSQQDKEYVLHL; encoded by the exons ATGGAGAACTCTCAAGCCCCTGTCGGCAGACGCACAGCCAGCACCTGTGGTTGGAGAGCTGTCTTTCTGCCTCAGCTGAACAGGCAGTCTCTATCTGTGTACGGCAGCGAGATAGCTGTGGAGAAGGAATGTATACGCCAGCTGCAGAGTGGAGTCTGGGTCATCCACCCATTCAGCCCCATAAG GAGTTACTACATCATGTGTATGGTTGCCATCACATTCCTGAATTTGATTGGGATCCCCATGGAGATAGCTTTCTTAGACGGCTACAGTGGAGTGGGCTGGGAAGGTTTCAATGTCTTCTCAGACACTCTGTTTCTGATGGATGTGGCTCTGAATTTTCGCATGGGTATCATCTCTGAGGACAGTGAG GTGGCTATACTGGATATCAAAAAGATCCGTGTGATTTACCTGAAGAGTTGGTTCATACCAGATGTGATTGCAGCATTCCCAATTGGCTACATACTATTAATCGCG GAGTTACAATCTCACAGTGACACCTCCACCTCAGGTTCCAAAGCCAGTAGAATGGTGCGGATCCTCATGTTTGTCCGAATCATCAGCCTCGTCAGGCTCCTCAGAGTCTCTAGGCTTGTCCGCTTCTTCAATGAAGTTGAAAAG GTTTCAAATGCCAACTTGGAGTACGTTCAGCTGTTCTTCCGCATACTGTCTTTGTTTATGATGATGTTTCTGCTGTGCCACTGGAATGGCTGTATCCAGTACTTTGTCCCGATGCTGGAGGAGTTCCCATCTGACTGCTGGGTCAGACAAGAGAAGCTGATG AATGCCACGGTTGGTGAGAAGTATTCCTTTGGAGTGTTTCGTGCTCTCTCTCATATGATCCAAATTTCCTATGGCTCCAACGAGTCACCAACAA ATGAGGTGGAGCTGTGGGTGGTCATGACCAGTATGCTGTCTGGGGCTCTAATGTACACTGTACTGGTGGCCAACGCTGCTGCCATCATAACCAACGTAGACCAAGCAGCAAAGGCCTACAAAGATAAG ATGAATCATCTGGACGACTACATGACCTTCTTGAAGCTTCCTAACGACCTTCGACTTCGAATCCAGAAGTACTATGGGGCCCGCTATGGGGGGAGATGGTTTGACGAAAAGAACTTTCTAATTTCAGTCTCTTCAGCTTTGAGAGAG GAGATTCTGACAGTGATGTGTTTGAGCCTGCTGAACAACGTACCCATGTTCCAGAACCGAGACGTCAACTTCCTGAACACCGTTCTCCTCCAGTTTCAGCATGAAGTCTTCCAGGAGGATGATGTCATCTTCCAACAGAACGCGCCCGGAGACCGCATGTTCTTCATCGAGCATGGCCAGGTCCTGGTGGAGACAGACTCCTTCTCGCAGGAACTGGCTGACGGAGACTACTTTGGAG AGACCTGCCTCATGACCAAAGGAAAGCGTTTGGCCACGGTTCAAGCTCTGACCACCTGCCAGCTCTTCTCCCTGTCCTCAGAACGCTTCCAGATGGTTCTACAGGGCTTCCCTGATATCAGGAGAGACATGGAAAAGTTTTCACAGCAGGACAAGGAATATGTGCTACATCTCTAG
- the cox17 gene encoding cytochrome c oxidase copper chaperone, which produces MSTISAASVEAVAVEGTEKKPLKPCCACPETKKVRDACIIEKGEESCTDLIEAHKDCMRALGFKI; this is translated from the exons ATGTCCACCATATCTGCTGCCAGCGTCGAGGCGGTTGCAGTTGAGGGCACGGAGAAGAAACCACTGAAGCCCTGTTGTGCGTGCCCAGAGACGAAGAAAGTTAGGGATGCGTG CATCATTGAGAAGGGCGAAGAAAGTTGCACAGATCTCATCGAGGCACATAAGGATTGTATGAGGGCGCTTGGATTCAAGATTTAA
- the LOC115161095 gene encoding popeye domain-containing 2 isoform X3, whose amino-acid sequence MDNSTLLEVVLYGHPPCDGWTNNTEGAFYHLGNTVLFLGYMGGSGNYGCLFIFGFLTIAFTCLALWGWMTMCGVDVFTWNLLLLVACVLQICHLVYRLQQDGLASEELLALYSAVYQPLDVPVQVFKDIVGACENKVLALGVEETYAVEGKTPIDQLSFLLSGRIRVSLDGQFLHYIFPHKFLDSPEWESLRPNEEGNFQVTLTAETDCRYISWRRCRLYMLLSKERYIARLFSIMLGSDIADKLYSLNDKLFAKSGVRLDIRLPSLYHVLAPSSLGSEGEVCSGSGSARDQVAPVEQQEAAVVDVDPVPAYQRSVPPTPPTPRLQSREKTPTPSRPTPCQPSQPSDMEMPSVDSTGEETTGTLPMRYQRGRAPLAPTDTSML is encoded by the exons ATGG ACAACTCCACCCTGTTGGAGGTGGTTCTCTACGGCCATCCACCATGCGATGGCTGGACCAACAACACTGAGGGGGCCTTCTACCACCTGGGCAACACCGTCTTGTTCCTTGGGTACATGGGAGGCAGCGGCAACTATGGTTGCCTGTTCATATTTGGTTTCCTGACGATTGCCTTCACCTGCCTGGCCCTGTGGGGCTGGATGACCATGTGTGGGGTGGACGTGTTCACCTGGAACCTGCTGCTGCTGGTGGCCTGTGTGCTCCAGATCTGCCACCTCGTATACAGGCTGCAACAGGATGGCCTGGCCAGCGAGGAGCTGTTGGCACTCTACTCAGCCGTCTACCAGCCTCTGGACGTTCCCGTACAGGTGTTCAAAGACATTGTGGGTGCCTGTGAGAACAAAGTGCTAGCACTAGGGGTAGAGGAGACGTATGCGGTGGAGGGCAAGACGCCCATCGACCAGCTCTCCTTTCTGCTGTCTGGGAG GATCCGTGTGTCTCTGGATGGACAGTTCCTCCATTACATCTTCCCCCACAAGTTCCTGGACTCTCCTGAGTGGGAGTCTCTCCGACCCAACGAAGAGGGGAACTTTCAG GTGACCCTGACAGCGGAGACGGACTGCCGCTACATCTCATGGCGCCGGTGTCGCCTTTACATGCTTCTGTCCAAGGAGCGCTACATTGCCCGCCTCTTCTCCATCATGCTGGGCAGCGACATCGCCGACAAGCTTTACTCACTCAACGACAAGCTCTTCGCAAAGAGCGGCGTACGCCTCGACATCCGCTTGCCCAGCCTCTACCACGTCCTGGCCCCCTCCTCCCTGGGCAGCGAGGGTGAGGTCTGTAGCGGTAGTGGGAGTGCCAGGGACCAGGTAGCCCCAGTGGAGCAGCAGGAAGCAGCAGTGGTGGATGTGGACCCGGTTCCAGCCTACCAGAGGTCAGTGCCTCCAACACCCCCGACCCCCCGGCTGCAGAGCCGAGAGAAGACCCCCACCCCATCTCGGCCAACCCCCTGCCAACCATCCCAGCCCTCAGACATGGAAATGCCATCTG TTGATTCCACAGGAGAGGAAACCACTGGGACTCTACCAATGCGataccagagagggagagctccCTTGGCCCCCACGGACACCTCTATGCTGTGA
- the LOC115161095 gene encoding popeye domain-containing 2 isoform X2 has product MCADNSTLLEVVLYGHPPCDGWTNNTEGAFYHLGNTVLFLGYMGGSGNYGCLFIFGFLTIAFTCLALWGWMTMCGVDVFTWNLLLLVACVLQICHLVYRLQQDGLASEELLALYSAVYQPLDVPVQVFKDIVGACENKVLALGVEETYAVEGKTPIDQLSFLLSGRIRVSLDGQFLHYIFPHKFLDSPEWESLRPNEEGNFQVTLTAETDCRYISWRRCRLYMLLSKERYIARLFSIMLGSDIADKLYSLNDKLFAKSGVRLDIRLPSLYHVLAPSSLGSEGEVCSGSGSARDQVAPVEQQEAAVVDVDPVPAYQRSVPPTPPTPRLQSREKTPTPSRPTPCQPSQPSDMEMPSGEDSTSLVLEDFADMTGSLMDYGSERDYLR; this is encoded by the exons ATGTGTGCAGACAACTCCACCCTGTTGGAGGTGGTTCTCTACGGCCATCCACCATGCGATGGCTGGACCAACAACACTGAGGGGGCCTTCTACCACCTGGGCAACACCGTCTTGTTCCTTGGGTACATGGGAGGCAGCGGCAACTATGGTTGCCTGTTCATATTTGGTTTCCTGACGATTGCCTTCACCTGCCTGGCCCTGTGGGGCTGGATGACCATGTGTGGGGTGGACGTGTTCACCTGGAACCTGCTGCTGCTGGTGGCCTGTGTGCTCCAGATCTGCCACCTCGTATACAGGCTGCAACAGGATGGCCTGGCCAGCGAGGAGCTGTTGGCACTCTACTCAGCCGTCTACCAGCCTCTGGACGTTCCCGTACAGGTGTTCAAAGACATTGTGGGTGCCTGTGAGAACAAAGTGCTAGCACTAGGGGTAGAGGAGACGTATGCGGTGGAGGGCAAGACGCCCATCGACCAGCTCTCCTTTCTGCTGTCTGGGAG GATCCGTGTGTCTCTGGATGGACAGTTCCTCCATTACATCTTCCCCCACAAGTTCCTGGACTCTCCTGAGTGGGAGTCTCTCCGACCCAACGAAGAGGGGAACTTTCAG GTGACCCTGACAGCGGAGACGGACTGCCGCTACATCTCATGGCGCCGGTGTCGCCTTTACATGCTTCTGTCCAAGGAGCGCTACATTGCCCGCCTCTTCTCCATCATGCTGGGCAGCGACATCGCCGACAAGCTTTACTCACTCAACGACAAGCTCTTCGCAAAGAGCGGCGTACGCCTCGACATCCGCTTGCCCAGCCTCTACCACGTCCTGGCCCCCTCCTCCCTGGGCAGCGAGGGTGAGGTCTGTAGCGGTAGTGGGAGTGCCAGGGACCAGGTAGCCCCAGTGGAGCAGCAGGAAGCAGCAGTGGTGGATGTGGACCCGGTTCCAGCCTACCAGAGGTCAGTGCCTCCAACACCCCCGACCCCCCGGCTGCAGAGCCGAGAGAAGACCCCCACCCCATCTCGGCCAACCCCCTGCCAACCATCCCAGCCCTCAGACATGGAAATGCCATCTGGTGAGGACTCTACCAGCCTGGTCCTGGAAGACTTTGCGGATATGACCGGGTCCTTAATGGATTATGGGAGTGAGAGGGATTATTTGAGGTAG
- the LOC115161095 gene encoding popeye domain-containing 2 isoform X1, with product MCADNSTLLEVVLYGHPPCDGWTNNTEGAFYHLGNTVLFLGYMGGSGNYGCLFIFGFLTIAFTCLALWGWMTMCGVDVFTWNLLLLVACVLQICHLVYRLQQDGLASEELLALYSAVYQPLDVPVQVFKDIVGACENKVLALGVEETYAVEGKTPIDQLSFLLSGRIRVSLDGQFLHYIFPHKFLDSPEWESLRPNEEGNFQVTLTAETDCRYISWRRCRLYMLLSKERYIARLFSIMLGSDIADKLYSLNDKLFAKSGVRLDIRLPSLYHVLAPSSLGSEGEVCSGSGSARDQVAPVEQQEAAVVDVDPVPAYQRSVPPTPPTPRLQSREKTPTPSRPTPCQPSQPSDMEMPSVDSTGEETTGTLPMRYQRGRAPLAPTDTSML from the exons ATGTGTGCAGACAACTCCACCCTGTTGGAGGTGGTTCTCTACGGCCATCCACCATGCGATGGCTGGACCAACAACACTGAGGGGGCCTTCTACCACCTGGGCAACACCGTCTTGTTCCTTGGGTACATGGGAGGCAGCGGCAACTATGGTTGCCTGTTCATATTTGGTTTCCTGACGATTGCCTTCACCTGCCTGGCCCTGTGGGGCTGGATGACCATGTGTGGGGTGGACGTGTTCACCTGGAACCTGCTGCTGCTGGTGGCCTGTGTGCTCCAGATCTGCCACCTCGTATACAGGCTGCAACAGGATGGCCTGGCCAGCGAGGAGCTGTTGGCACTCTACTCAGCCGTCTACCAGCCTCTGGACGTTCCCGTACAGGTGTTCAAAGACATTGTGGGTGCCTGTGAGAACAAAGTGCTAGCACTAGGGGTAGAGGAGACGTATGCGGTGGAGGGCAAGACGCCCATCGACCAGCTCTCCTTTCTGCTGTCTGGGAG GATCCGTGTGTCTCTGGATGGACAGTTCCTCCATTACATCTTCCCCCACAAGTTCCTGGACTCTCCTGAGTGGGAGTCTCTCCGACCCAACGAAGAGGGGAACTTTCAG GTGACCCTGACAGCGGAGACGGACTGCCGCTACATCTCATGGCGCCGGTGTCGCCTTTACATGCTTCTGTCCAAGGAGCGCTACATTGCCCGCCTCTTCTCCATCATGCTGGGCAGCGACATCGCCGACAAGCTTTACTCACTCAACGACAAGCTCTTCGCAAAGAGCGGCGTACGCCTCGACATCCGCTTGCCCAGCCTCTACCACGTCCTGGCCCCCTCCTCCCTGGGCAGCGAGGGTGAGGTCTGTAGCGGTAGTGGGAGTGCCAGGGACCAGGTAGCCCCAGTGGAGCAGCAGGAAGCAGCAGTGGTGGATGTGGACCCGGTTCCAGCCTACCAGAGGTCAGTGCCTCCAACACCCCCGACCCCCCGGCTGCAGAGCCGAGAGAAGACCCCCACCCCATCTCGGCCAACCCCCTGCCAACCATCCCAGCCCTCAGACATGGAAATGCCATCTG TTGATTCCACAGGAGAGGAAACCACTGGGACTCTACCAATGCGataccagagagggagagctccCTTGGCCCCCACGGACACCTCTATGCTGTGA
- the pla1a gene encoding phospholipase A1 member A, translating to MGWKLKTVQTILSIVAFYITSAVGEDEEPRSECADFNSTTWLEYRQQGSKLQLQYLLLTRKNTDCASLFSQESLSNNTSYFNSSQPTKIIVHGYRALGSKPSWVKQLAQALLRVQDANVVVVDWVYGASLAYNMVVENYKEVAIQISVLINQLQNHGCKLESFHFIGVSLGAHVSGFVGTLFNGKIGRITGLDPAGPMFKRADTFDRLDPSDALFVEAIHTDSDYFGISIPVGHADFFLNGGMDQAGCSRSRFSSMYRYVICDHMRALHVYISALNGTCPLTGIPCSSYEDFLKGRCLGCPGRCPRIGLLENSGLTVFPLPQLKKLFLLTTSAPPFCAHHILVQLEVFLLDKSAEVQVILRTGGHPETEQRLRLQTDGTMYRRVIAHPGPLCEIDSIQLKNTGAHFYRQGDIHVVSVCISEFPSVGEVEPLCVKKIDVRRGSPWNHDFVQLCENY from the exons ATGGGCTGGAAACTGAAAACAGTGCAAACTATTCTCAGTATTGTAGCCTTCTACATTACATCTGCAGTAG GGGAAGATGAGGAGCCCAGATCAGAATGTGCTGACTTCAACAGCACGACCTGGCTGGAGTACCGTCAGCAGGGCAGCAAGCTACAATTGCAGTACCTGCTCTTGACACGCAAGAATACAGACTGTGCCAGCCTCTTCAGTCAGGAGTCCCTCAGCAACAACACCTCCTACTTCAACTCCTCCCAACCCACCAAGATAATTGTCCATGGATACAg ggcTCTGGGCAGTAAGCCGTCCTGGGTGAAGCAGCTGGCCCAGGCTCTGCTGCGGGTGCAGGATGCCAACGTGGTGGTGGTGGACTGGGTCTATGGGGCCTCACTCGCCTACAACATGGTGGTGGAGAACTACAAGGAGGTGGCCATCCAGATCTCTGTCCTCATCAACCAGCTCCAG AACCATGGATGCAAACTGGAGTCATTTCACTTCATTGGGGTTAGTCTTGGGGCACATGTGTCTGGATTCGTGGGCACCCTGTTCAATGGCAAGATAGGAAGAATTACAG GTCTGGACCCGGCTGGACCCATGTTTAAAAGAGCCGACACGTTTGACCGTCTTGACCCCTCAGATGCACTGTTTGTGGAGGCCATCCACACTGACTCCGACT ATTTCGGCATCTCCATCCCTGTCGGCCATGCAGACTTCTTTCTGAACGGCGGGATGGACCAAGCAGGTTGCTCACGCTCCAGGTTTTCGTCAA TGTATCGCTATGTGATCTGTGACCACATGAGGGCGCTCCACGTCTACATAAGCGCACTGAACGGGACCTGCCCACTGACTGGCATCCCTTGTTCCAGCTATGAGGACTTCCTCAAGGGGCGCTGTTTAGGCTGCCCAGGCAGATGTCCACGAATAG GGTTATTGGAGAACAGTGGTTTAACAGTCTTTCCTCTTCCTCAACTAAAGAAGCTTTTCCTCCTGACAACCTCTGCACCTCCCTTCTGTG CCCATCACATCCTGGTGCAGCTGGAGGTGTTCCTCCTGGACAAGAGTGCTGAGGTGCAGGTGATCCTGAGGACTGGGGGACATCCCGAAACAGAGCAGAGACTCAGGCT acagacagacggcacCATGTACAGGAGGGTGATAGCCCACCCAGGGCCACTGTGTGAGATAGACTCCATCCAGCTGAAGAACACTGGAGCGCACTTCTACAGGCAGGGAGACATCCACGTCGTGTCTGTCTGCATATCAGAATTCCCCTCTGTCGG AGAAGTGGAGCCATTGTGTGTGAAGAAGATTGATGTAAGGCGAGGATCTCCATGGAACCATGATTTCGTACAGCTGTGTGAGAATTACTGA